GCTCATGAGCGCAGCTCCGGCACCTCGACGCGGCAGCCCTCCCGGGCCGAGCGCAACCCCAACTCGGCAAGTTGGACGCCGCGGGCGCCGGCCAGGAAGTCCCACCGGAACGGCTCACCGGCCACGACGTGCCGCAGGAACGCCTCCCACTGCACCTTGAAGCCGTTGTCGAACTCCTCGTTGTCGGGCACCTCGGCCCACTGCGCCCGGAAGTCCTCGGTGGCCGGCAGGTCCGGGTTCCACACCGGCTTCGGGGTGACCGCCCGGTGCTGGATCCGGCAGTTGCGCAGCCCGGCCACCGCGCTGCCCTCGGTGCCGTCGACCTGGAACTCCACCAGCTCGTCGCGGTAGACCCGCACACTCCAGGCCGAGTTGATCTGCGCGATCACCCCGCCGTCGAGTTCGAAGACGGCGTACGCGGCGTCGTCGGCGGTGGCCGGATAGACCTGACCGGCCTCGTCGACCCGCTCCGGCACATGGGTGGCGGTGACGCAGGAGACGGCGTTGACCCGACCGAACAGCTCCTCCAGCACGTAGTGCCAGTGCGGGAACATGTCGACCACGATCCCGCCGCCGTCCTCGGCCCGGTAGTTCCACGACGGCCGCTGCGCGGGCTGCCAGTCGCCCTCGAACACCCAGTAGCCGAACTCGCCGCGCACCGAGAGGATCCGGCCGAAGAAGCCGCCGTCGATGAGGCGCTTGAGTTTGCGCAGACCGGGCAGGAAGAGCTTGTCCTGCACGACGCCGGTGCGTACGCCGGCCGCGTCCGCCGCCCGGGCCAGGTCGAGGGCCGCCGCGGTGTCCTCGGCCAGTGGCTTCTCCGTGTAGATGTGCTTGCCGGCCTCGATGGCCTGTCGGATCGCCTTCTCCCGCTGCTGGGTGACCTGGGCGTCGAAGTAGATCTCGACGTCGTCGCGGGCCAGCGCCGAGGTCAGGTCGGTCGTCCATTCGGTCAGCCCGTGCCGTTCGGCGAGCTCCCGGAGCTTCGTCTCGTTGCGCCCGACCAGGACCGGTTCCGGCCAGATGGTCGTGCCGTCGGCCACCGTCACACCGCCGGATTCGCGGATGGCCAGCAGCGAGCGGACGAGGTGCTGCCGGTAACCCATCCTCCCGGTCACTCCGTTGACGATGATGCCGATCGACCTGCGGGTCATGGTGTTCCTTCCGTCGTGCTGGTCGTGCCGATTCGCGCTCAGTGGTTGGCGGCCGCGCTGCCGAGCAACCCACGTAGGTCGGTGGCGAGCCGGTCGAAGCGGGAATCCGACATCACCTGCGCGTAGTCGCGGTGCGCCGGCAACTCGACCGGGAAGGTGCGGATGATCCGGCCGGGCCGGGCGCTCATCACGACGACCCGGGTGCCGAGGAAGACCGCCTCGGCGATGGAGTGGGTGACCAGCACGACCGTGGTGTCGGTCTCCCGCCAGATCCGGTGCAGTTCGGCGTTCATCTGCTCCCGGGTCAGCGCGTCCAGGGCGCCGAACGGCTCGTCCATGAGCAGCACCGGTGGGGAGTGCAGCAGCGCGCGGCAGAGCGCGACCCGCTGCTGCATGCCGCCGGACAACTCGTGTGGCAGCGCCTTCTCGAAGCCGGTCAGCCCGGTCATCTCGATCAGCTCGTCGGCCCGGCGGGCCGCCTGCGTCCGGTCCATGCCCCGCATCTCGGCCTGGAGCAGGATGTTGGCCCGCGCGCCGCGCCACTCCAGCAGCGCGGCCTTCTGAAAGACGAAGCCGATCTCCTTCTGCGGCCCGCGCACCGGGCGTCGCAGCAACGACACCGTACCGCTGGTCGGTGTGACCAACCCCGCGATGATCTTCAGCAGGGTGGACTTGCCGCAGCCGGACGGGCCGACGATCGTGACGAACTCGCCCGGCTCGATGTCCAGCGACACGTCGTCCAGCGCGGTGGTCTGCGATCGCCGGGAGGTGAATCGGACGGTCACCCCGGACATCCCGATGGCGGTGCCGGTGGCGGCCGGTGCGGCGGTCACCCGGTCACCCCTGGGCCGCGTACGAGGAGTCCCAGTACGCGTTCGGCGCACCCGGGTCCTTCAGCTCCGCGTAGCGGGACATCAGGTCGATGGTCTCGGTCCACTGAGCCTCGGTGTTCACCCCGGGCGGGCCTTCGCCGCCGAGCAGCGGCAGGTTGAGGGTGAGTTGCTTGGTGAGCACCTCGGGGGCGGGCTCGTTCTCGGCGAGCGTGACCATCGCGCTCACCGCGCCGGCCGGGTCGCGTGCGGCGTCCGCCCAGGATTTCTGGGTGGCCCGGACGAACTTGCGGGCCAGCTCCGGGTCCTTCTGCAGGGTCTGGGTGTTGGCGATCAGGCCGGTGCCGAGCAGGTTCATCCCGTAGTCGGCGAAGAGCAGCACGTCGACCTTCTTGCCGGTCTTGCTCTCGATGGTGGGCGCCTGGTCGTGGAAGAAGCCCATGATGGCGTCGACCTTGCCCTCGGCCAGAGCGGCGATCTTGCCGGCGGCGTCCACGTTGACCACCTTGACGTCGTCCTTCTTGAGGCCGTTCTTCTCCAGCCAGGCCGGGAAGGTCGCGTAGAGCGCGTCGCCGGGGGTGCCGCCGACGGTCTTGCCCTTGAGGTCCGCCGGGGTCTTGATGTTCTCCTCCGTGAAGAACTCCACCGAGGAGGGGCCTTTCTCCAGGTACGCGCCGAGGCTGCGTACCGGCATCCCGCTGGCCACCGACTTGAGCAGGACGGGGCTGTCCGCCCAGCCGAAGTCGGTCTGCTTCTGGGCGACCTGCTTGACCGTGTTGCCCGAGCCGTTGCCCGGAAGGATCTTCAGGTCGATGCCCTCGGCCGAGTAGTAGCCCTTCTGCAGGCCGTAGTAGAACGGCGCGTGCTCGCCGTAGGGCACCCAGTTGAGGGTGAGGGTGACCTGCTTGCTGCCGTCGGCGCCGGTCTTGCCGGCGGAGTCGTCCCCGCCGCAGCCGGTGGCGGCGAGCAGCAGGGCGGCGGTGACCAGGATGGTGGTGGCGGTGCGTTTCATCGGTGCCTCCGTGATGGGGTCGGTCAGGAGGTGGTGAGTGACACGCTGGCCCGACGGCTGGCGTGCCACGGGATGAGCAGTGCCTCGGCGATCTCGACCAGGACGAACAGGACGATGCCGATGGCGGACATCAGGATCAGGTCGGCGAACAGCAGCGGGGCGTCGAGGTTGCCGTTGGCCAGCAACAGGACGTAGCCGAGCCCTTCGCTGGCACCGACGAACTCACCGACCACGGCACCGACCACGGCGAGGGTGACGGCCACCTTCAGGCCGGCCATCAGATGCGGCAACGCGTTCGGGAAGCGGATCTTGCGGAAGGTGCGCCACGGTCCGGCGCCCATGGTGGCGGCGAGGTCGAGCAGCTCCGGGTCGGTGGAGCGCAGCCCGGCCACGCCGGAGATGACCACCGGGAAGAACGCGATGAGCACCGCCAGGATGATCTTCGGGGTGAGGCCGAGACCGAACCAGACCACCAGCAGCGGCGCGATGGCGATCTTCGGGATGACCTGTGCGAACAGGACGATCGGGTAGAGCGCCTTGTCCAGGGTGCGCGAGTAGGCGATGGCGACCGCGGTGGCCAGGCCCAACGCGGCGGCCAGCACGAAGCCGAGCACCGTCTCGTAGAGGGTGACCAGGGTGTGTCGGGCCAGCTCGGACCACTGACCGGTCATCGTCTCCCAGACCTGGCCGGGCGTGGGCACCAGGTAGTTCGGGACGTACTCCCGGGCGGCCACGAACCACCAGGCGGCGACGAAGGCCGCGAGCACCAGCGCCGGGCGCCAGAGGGAGTCGGCGAAGGTCACCGCCCGGCGGCCGAGCGTCGGCCGAGGCCGGCGGCCACCGGTGCCGGGCGGCGGCGCGGCCACGGTGGACGGTCCCGCGCCGTCGGTGGCCGGCGATCCGGCCCGTCGGCCCGCTGTGTCCAGAGCGTTCTCGGTCACGCGGAACCTCCTCGGGGCCCGGCCCGGCATTCGTGGAAGGGGCCGGTCGGCGGATCAGGCAAACGCTTTCCAGGAGCGTAGGCGGCCCACCAACACCAGGCAAGGCCTTTCCTCGATCTGTTTCCACCGATGCGTGCCCAGCTCGACAACCCTGCCCTGTGGACGGTCAGGCGGTCGCCGGATAGGTGTCGAGCAGCCCACACATACCCAGCCGGCCCCGCTCGACCGGCTCGTCCACCGCGTACACCCCCGCCTCGCCCAGGTGAGCGGGATCCCCCCGTTCGAGGGCATCGAGCTGCGCGCCGGTGCCGGCGGCGGCACGGCCCGCGCCGGCCTCCCACCGCTGCCGCCACCGCGCCAACAGCGGCTGACGCAGCGCGATCGCGGCGGCATGGAACTCGGCCAGCGCCGCCGGACCACCGGACCGCAACGCCTGGAAGCCGGCCACCGCAAGGTCCCTCCTGCGGTACGCGGAGCGCACGTCCGCACCCGGCGCTCCCCCGTCGGGCAGCGCCACCGCGGCCGCGTACGAGGCGGGGTCAGCCAGCACGTCGGGTGGGAACGTCAGCACCGCGTCGCCGGCCTCGGGCAGACCACTGTTCTGCATGAGCACCACAATGGTCAGACCCCCGCCGTTGACCAGGCGGTGCACGGTGCCCGGCTCGAACCAGACCACCGCGCCCGGCCGCAGCGGAGTCTCCCGGAAGCCGGCGGTGGTCAGGGTCTGCACCGCACCCGCACCGTCGGTCACCACGTAACCCTCGGTGCAGCAGAGGTGCATGTGCGGGGTGCCGCCCACCAGGCCGTCCGGAGCGACGGTGTCGTAGACGCGCAGCCGGGAGACCCCGATGCCGCCGGGCAGCGGGGCGGCGAGACGATCCGACACGGCCAGGCCTCCCTGCGGGAAAGGGCTTTCTCTGCGGTACCGTGACGCTAGCCGGCACGACGAAACGCCGTCAACAGACCGAGGGGGCGGGCCATGGCGACCCTGTCCGATGTGGCCCGCCGGGCGGGCGTCTCACCCGCCACCGCATCCCGTGTGATCAACGGCAGCAGCAAGCCGGTCACCGACGAGCTGCGCGAGCGGGTGCTCGCCGCCGTCGCCGAGCTGCAGTACGTGCCGAACGCACATGCCCAACTGCTGGCCCGCTCGCACCGCAGCGCGGTCGGCGTGATCGTGCATGACGTCTCCGACCCGTACTTCGCCGAGATCACCCGTGGCCTGCAACGCGTCGCCACCGACCAGGGTCGGCTGCTGATGATCTGCAACAGCTACCGGGACCCGGACCGTGAGCTGGAGTACGTGGAGCTGCTGCGCGGCCACCAGGTGGCGGCACTGATCCTGGCCGGCTCCGGCTACCACGACGAGGCGTTCACCCGACAACTCAACGAGAAGCTCGCCGCGTACGAGGCGACCGGCGGGCGGGTCGCGGTGATCGGTCGGCACGAGCACTCCGGCGACGCGGTGATGCCGGACAACCGCGCCGGCGGTTACCTCGCCGGGCGGGAGCTGTGCGGGCTGGGGCACCGGGCGATCGGCGTGGTCGCCGGCCCGCGCATCCTCACCACCACGACCGACCGGCTGGCCGGCCTCCGCCAGGCCCTCACCGAGCAGGGCCGCGACCTGCCCGAGCGGCGCATCCGGTACGCCGAGTTCGACCGTGACGGCGGGGCCGAGGCGACCGCCCGACTGCTCGACGCCGACCCGGAGCTGACCGCGATCGCGGCGCTCAACGACTCGATGGCCATCGGCGCGCTCGCCACCCTGCGGGCCCGTTCGCTGGCCGTGCCGCAACAGGTTTCCGTGGTGGGCTTCGACGACATGCCGATCGCCCGGGACGTGACCCCGGCGCTGACCACCGTGCGTCTGCCGCTTGTCGACATGGGAGTTCGGGCGATGTCCCTGGTGCTCGGCGCCGGGACACCGACACCCCGGGTCGAGGTGCTCCCCGCCGAGCTGGTCCGCCGCGACACCGTCGGTCCCGTCCCGCTCTCCCCTCGTGCCACGGCAGGCTCGGCGCCGCGCGCGCGAAGGGGTGACGCCGTGCCATGACCGGGGTCAGCCCGACGCAGCGTCGGATCACGAGCGACGACGTGGCGTACCTGCTCCGTGCGTCGTTCGGGTCGCAGACCCGGGTCCGCGAAGCCGGTCCGCTGGCCGGCGGCGGGTACGCGACGGTCTGGTGGGCGCTGCTCGACGACGAGCGCCGGGTGGTGGTGAAGCTGGCCCCAACGGCCGAGACGCCACTGCTGCGCTACGAACGAGGAATCTGCGCTGCCGAGGCCCGATACTTCCGACTCGTCGCCGAGCAGGCACCACGGGTGCCCGTACCCCCGGTGTTGCATCACGGCACCGACCCGGCGTACGGCGAGTGGTTGGTCACCGCGCTGCTGCCCGGCCGGTCGCTGCACGAGCTGGCCGAGGCCGGTGTCGCGGTCGACGACGGCCCGGCGCGGTACGACCTCGGGGTGGCCCTCGCCGCCCTGCATCGGGTCACCGGCGACCGGTTCGGGTACGACGGCGACCGGGCCGACGGGTCGACCTGGCGGGCGGCGTTCACGGCGATGCTCGACGCGCTGCTGGCCGACGCGACCGAGTGGAACGTCCGGCTGCCGGTGTCCCCGGAGCGCCTGCGCGCGTTGGTGGGGGCGCAGGCCGACGTGTTGGACGAGGTGCGCCGCCCGGCCCTGCTGCACTTCGACTGCTGGGACGGCAACGTGCTGGCGGCGCCCGACGCGGACGGCCGGTTGCGGCTGTGCGGGCTGGTGGACGGGGAACGGTTCCTCTACGGCGACCCGCTGCTGGATCTGGTCTCGCCGGTGCTGTTCCGACGTGTCGAGGACGACCCGGAGCAGCCCCTGCTGCGCGGTTACCGGGCCGCCGCCGTCGAGCCGCTGGTGCTGGACGCGTCCGCGCGCCGACGGCTCGGTCTCTACCGGTTGCACCTGTACCTGCTGATGACCGTCGAGATGCCCAGCCGCGGCATGACCCTGCGGAGCCACCCGCAGCGGCACGCCCGGCTCGCGGCGCTGCTGGATGCGGAGCTGGCCGCACTCGCTGACACTGAACAAAAACCCGTTGCCCGGCCGGGTCACCGCTCGTAACCTGCCCGGCGTGCAGATTCGGGAGTTCGTGGCGGAGGACTGGTCGCAGGTCTGGCCGATCGTCGAAGAGGTGATCCGGGCCCGGGAAACGTTCCCCTACGACCCGGCGATGACCGCCGACGCGGCCTTCGGCATGTGGGCGGAGACCCCGCCGGGTCGGACCGTCGTCGCCGTCGACGGCGAGCGGGTCCTCGGCACCGCGAAGATGGGCACCAACCGACCCGGACCGGGCGCGCACGTGTCCACCGCCAGTTTCATGGTCGCCGCCGACGCGCGGGGCCGGGGCGTCGGCACCGCGCTGTGCCGCGACGCGCTGGCCTGGGCCCGCCAACAGGGGTACGCGGGCATGCAGTTCAACGCCGTGGTGCAGAGCAACCGCTCGGCGGTCGACCTGTACCGGCGGGAGGGTTTCGACGTGGTCGGCACCGTGCCGGGCGCGTTTCGCCACCCCACCCTCGGCCGGGTCGGCCTGCACGTCATGTACCAGGAGTTCTGACCGGGCGAGCCAGCGTGCGGCGGACCACGGCTGGCGGGTGGGGTGTACCGGCTCACGCGGTCGACGGATGCTCCACCGGTGGCTGACCTGCCTGATCCGCCAGGATGGCGGCAGGCGGACGCTCCGGCACCACGCCGGCGCGGCGGATCGGGGTGAAGAGGCCACCGACCGCGACCAGCAGGCACCCCGCCCCCGCCACGAGAGTGACCACCTGGACGCCGTACCGGCCGGCGGCCCAGGTCAGCACGGCCGCGCCGATCGGTCCCAGGGCGTAGTGCGTGCTCCAGAACGCCGAGGTGACCCGGCCGAGCAGGTGATCGGGTGTGATCTCCTGGCGCAGCGACATCGAACAGATCCCACCGACGCTGAGGCAGCACAGATACACCGCGGTCAGCGCGGTGACCGCCGGCACGCTCGCCGCCATGCCGACGCCCGCCACCGCGAAGCCGCAAATCGTGTGCGCGCCGATCCAGGTCGGGCCGAAGCCGCGGCGACGGCGCAGCGGGGCTACCAGCAGCGCGCCGGCGACCGTGCCCAGCGCCGCCAGGCCGAGCACGATGCCGACGGTGCCCTCGGAGCCACCAAGGTCGTGGGTGACGTGGTAGATCAGCACGTCGGTGAAGCCATAGGTCAGGAAGATGAAGACCGACAACAGGACGGTCAGCGCGCGGAGCACGGGCTGTCGCCACAGGAACCGTGCCCCGGCGAGAAACTCGGCCAGCGGCCTCTCCCGGGTTGCCGGTGCGGCGTCGTCGGCCCGCACCGGTCGTAGTCGGATCAGCCACAGACCGGTCGCGGAGAGCGCGAAGCTCGCCGCGTTGACGGCGATGGCGATTGCCGGGCCGAAGCGGGCCGACACCACGCCGGCGAGCAGCGGCCCGAGGACGGCCGTCGCCGCGTACGTCGCCTGTAGCCGTCCGTTGGCCTCGGTGATCCGATCGGAGTCGACGAGGTTGCGGACCGCGGTAACCGCGGCGACCTGGAACAGCATGCCGGCCGCCTCGCAGATCGGCAGCACGACGAAGAGCAGCCAGACCTGCGGGCCGACGAGCCAGACCAGGGGCACCAGGCCGTAGAGCACCAACCGGACCAGGTCCGCCACGATCATCAGAGTGCGGCGGTCGTACCGATCGACCAGCACCCCGCCGAAGATCCCGGCGGTGACGGAGGCCGCGCCCGCCACGGCGGTGAGCAGACCCATCTGCGCCACCGACCCGGTCGCCTGGAGGACCAGCAGCGGCACCGCGAGGTAGGCGAACGAGTCGCCGGCCGCGGAGAGCGACTGCGCTGTCCAGTAGGTGCCGAAGGTGCGGTCCCGCCACAGCGCAGCCCGGCCAGCGGCGGCAGATCGGCTCATCGCGACGAGGGTAGTCGCCACGGCCACCCGACGCCGGCCGTGACGGGCGTCACATCGCTGCGATGTCACGAACCACCGGGCTCCGTGCATCTCGTGGTCGTCAACCCGATCAGAGAGGCGAAACAATGAGCACATCGCAGGGACCTGGCACGGCGGGCACGCACAACGTTCTGATCCTGGGCGCGGGCTACGCGGGCATGGCCGCGGCGACCCAGCTCGCGGCGAGGACCAGGCAGGCCAACGTGCGGGTGACCGTTGTGAACGCGCAGGAGCGGTTCACCGAGCGCCTACGGCTGCACCTGACGGCGACCGGGCAGCGGCTCGCTGAGATGGACATCCCCGAGCTGCTCGCGGGGACGGGTGCGCAGTTCGTACGCGGCTGGGTGACGGCGGTCGACGCCCACGCGCGGACCGTCCGGATCGACGACAGCCGGGTGCTGCACTACGACACCCTGGTGTACGGGTTGGGCAGCGTGACCGACACCGCGACGGTGCCGGGTGTGGAGGAGCACGCGTACACCCTGGACAGCGCGGGCGACGCGGAAGCGCTGGCGGACCGGCTGGCGCGGCTGGGCCGCGGCACCGTCGTCGTCGGCGGCAGCGGGTTGACCGGCGTCGAGGCGGCTGCGGAGATCGCGGAACGACACCCGGAGCTCGATGTCGTGCTGGTGGGCCGGCAGGAGCTCGGGGCGACCATGAACACGAAGGCCCGGGCACACCTGCGGGCCGCGCTCACTCGCCTCGGCGTCCAGGTGATCACCGGGACAGCGGTCACGACGGTGCTGCCCGACGGGGTCGAACTGGCCGGGGCGGGGACTCTGGCCGCCGACGTCGTCCTCTGGACGGGTGGTACGCGGGTGTCGCCGCTGGCCGCCGCCGCGGGATTGACCGTCGACGAACGCGGTCGCGTCGTCACCGACGCCACGTTGCGGTCGGTGTCGCACCCGGAGGTGTACGCGATCGGCGACGCGGCAGCGATCC
The nucleotide sequence above comes from Micromonospora luteifusca. Encoded proteins:
- a CDS encoding NAD(P)/FAD-dependent oxidoreductase, with the protein product MSTSQGPGTAGTHNVLILGAGYAGMAAATQLAARTRQANVRVTVVNAQERFTERLRLHLTATGQRLAEMDIPELLAGTGAQFVRGWVTAVDAHARTVRIDDSRVLHYDTLVYGLGSVTDTATVPGVEEHAYTLDSAGDAEALADRLARLGRGTVVVGGSGLTGVEAAAEIAERHPELDVVLVGRQELGATMNTKARAHLRAALTRLGVQVITGTAVTTVLPDGVELAGAGTLAADVVLWTGGTRVSPLAAAAGLTVDERGRVVTDATLRSVSHPEVYAIGDAAAIRQGYGVLHGTCQSGMPTGVHAAVSIARTLRGKQPRQFRFGYYHTPVSLGRNDAVVQFTRPDDSPRRGCLTGRTAVWYKETVSASPWPTYRRMTTMPSSGAFWPRGGRFTRLRDAR
- a CDS encoding Gfo/Idh/MocA family protein, whose amino-acid sequence is MTRRSIGIIVNGVTGRMGYRQHLVRSLLAIRESGGVTVADGTTIWPEPVLVGRNETKLRELAERHGLTEWTTDLTSALARDDVEIYFDAQVTQQREKAIRQAIEAGKHIYTEKPLAEDTAAALDLARAADAAGVRTGVVQDKLFLPGLRKLKRLIDGGFFGRILSVRGEFGYWVFEGDWQPAQRPSWNYRAEDGGGIVVDMFPHWHYVLEELFGRVNAVSCVTATHVPERVDEAGQVYPATADDAAYAVFELDGGVIAQINSAWSVRVYRDELVEFQVDGTEGSAVAGLRNCRIQHRAVTPKPVWNPDLPATEDFRAQWAEVPDNEEFDNGFKVQWEAFLRHVVAGEPFRWDFLAGARGVQLAELGLRSAREGCRVEVPELRS
- a CDS encoding ABC transporter ATP-binding protein produces the protein MSGVTVRFTSRRSQTTALDDVSLDIEPGEFVTIVGPSGCGKSTLLKIIAGLVTPTSGTVSLLRRPVRGPQKEIGFVFQKAALLEWRGARANILLQAEMRGMDRTQAARRADELIEMTGLTGFEKALPHELSGGMQQRVALCRALLHSPPVLLMDEPFGALDALTREQMNAELHRIWRETDTTVVLVTHSIAEAVFLGTRVVVMSARPGRIIRTFPVELPAHRDYAQVMSDSRFDRLATDLRGLLGSAAANH
- a CDS encoding cupin domain-containing protein; the protein is MSDRLAAPLPGGIGVSRLRVYDTVAPDGLVGGTPHMHLCCTEGYVVTDGAGAVQTLTTAGFRETPLRPGAVVWFEPGTVHRLVNGGGLTIVVLMQNSGLPEAGDAVLTFPPDVLADPASYAAAVALPDGGAPGADVRSAYRRRDLAVAGFQALRSGGPAALAEFHAAAIALRQPLLARWRQRWEAGAGRAAAGTGAQLDALERGDPAHLGEAGVYAVDEPVERGRLGMCGLLDTYPATA
- a CDS encoding GNAT family N-acetyltransferase, with product MQIREFVAEDWSQVWPIVEEVIRARETFPYDPAMTADAAFGMWAETPPGRTVVAVDGERVLGTAKMGTNRPGPGAHVSTASFMVAADARGRGVGTALCRDALAWARQQGYAGMQFNAVVQSNRSAVDLYRREGFDVVGTVPGAFRHPTLGRVGLHVMYQEF
- a CDS encoding MFS transporter — translated: MSRSAAAGRAALWRDRTFGTYWTAQSLSAAGDSFAYLAVPLLVLQATGSVAQMGLLTAVAGAASVTAGIFGGVLVDRYDRRTLMIVADLVRLVLYGLVPLVWLVGPQVWLLFVVLPICEAAGMLFQVAAVTAVRNLVDSDRITEANGRLQATYAATAVLGPLLAGVVSARFGPAIAIAVNAASFALSATGLWLIRLRPVRADDAAPATRERPLAEFLAGARFLWRQPVLRALTVLLSVFIFLTYGFTDVLIYHVTHDLGGSEGTVGIVLGLAALGTVAGALLVAPLRRRRGFGPTWIGAHTICGFAVAGVGMAASVPAVTALTAVYLCCLSVGGICSMSLRQEITPDHLLGRVTSAFWSTHYALGPIGAAVLTWAAGRYGVQVVTLVAGAGCLLVAVGGLFTPIRRAGVVPERPPAAILADQAGQPPVEHPSTA
- a CDS encoding LacI family DNA-binding transcriptional regulator, with translation MATLSDVARRAGVSPATASRVINGSSKPVTDELRERVLAAVAELQYVPNAHAQLLARSHRSAVGVIVHDVSDPYFAEITRGLQRVATDQGRLLMICNSYRDPDRELEYVELLRGHQVAALILAGSGYHDEAFTRQLNEKLAAYEATGGRVAVIGRHEHSGDAVMPDNRAGGYLAGRELCGLGHRAIGVVAGPRILTTTTDRLAGLRQALTEQGRDLPERRIRYAEFDRDGGAEATARLLDADPELTAIAALNDSMAIGALATLRARSLAVPQQVSVVGFDDMPIARDVTPALTTVRLPLVDMGVRAMSLVLGAGTPTPRVEVLPAELVRRDTVGPVPLSPRATAGSAPRARRGDAVP
- a CDS encoding phosphotransferase family protein, which encodes MTGVSPTQRRITSDDVAYLLRASFGSQTRVREAGPLAGGGYATVWWALLDDERRVVVKLAPTAETPLLRYERGICAAEARYFRLVAEQAPRVPVPPVLHHGTDPAYGEWLVTALLPGRSLHELAEAGVAVDDGPARYDLGVALAALHRVTGDRFGYDGDRADGSTWRAAFTAMLDALLADATEWNVRLPVSPERLRALVGAQADVLDEVRRPALLHFDCWDGNVLAAPDADGRLRLCGLVDGERFLYGDPLLDLVSPVLFRRVEDDPEQPLLRGYRAAAVEPLVLDASARRRLGLYRLHLYLLMTVEMPSRGMTLRSHPQRHARLAALLDAELAALADTEQKPVARPGHRS
- a CDS encoding ABC transporter permease, encoding MTENALDTAGRRAGSPATDGAGPSTVAAPPPGTGGRRPRPTLGRRAVTFADSLWRPALVLAAFVAAWWFVAAREYVPNYLVPTPGQVWETMTGQWSELARHTLVTLYETVLGFVLAAALGLATAVAIAYSRTLDKALYPIVLFAQVIPKIAIAPLLVVWFGLGLTPKIILAVLIAFFPVVISGVAGLRSTDPELLDLAATMGAGPWRTFRKIRFPNALPHLMAGLKVAVTLAVVGAVVGEFVGASEGLGYVLLLANGNLDAPLLFADLILMSAIGIVLFVLVEIAEALLIPWHASRRASVSLTTS
- a CDS encoding ABC transporter substrate-binding protein is translated as MKRTATTILVTAALLLAATGCGGDDSAGKTGADGSKQVTLTLNWVPYGEHAPFYYGLQKGYYSAEGIDLKILPGNGSGNTVKQVAQKQTDFGWADSPVLLKSVASGMPVRSLGAYLEKGPSSVEFFTEENIKTPADLKGKTVGGTPGDALYATFPAWLEKNGLKKDDVKVVNVDAAGKIAALAEGKVDAIMGFFHDQAPTIESKTGKKVDVLLFADYGMNLLGTGLIANTQTLQKDPELARKFVRATQKSWADAARDPAGAVSAMVTLAENEPAPEVLTKQLTLNLPLLGGEGPPGVNTEAQWTETIDLMSRYAELKDPGAPNAYWDSSYAAQG